In Podospora pseudopauciseta strain CBS 411.78 chromosome 3, whole genome shotgun sequence, one genomic interval encodes:
- a CDS encoding hypothetical protein (EggNog:ENOG503NX9D) — protein MSVGTDKMETTVSVPVAREGAPTAMMDEPTSLSVEPPKPSPKDETVKDEAVDGEIKKPESPIVETPVQQESLDKRTDLDGHKLQEDELHEELTPPPDSPTDTASIEDHPDDAAENPAEDTTEDLVDDDLMSVVSSLPVDETQDLMSVDSSPVIHHLEDEIVVGTKANRKLPVNQDKSDIADVHMDPSAILTGKRKRTSTYYADSIQDDSPGPHEGRVKARPAKTHGSGGVKGVIIGYWRDSQVENEADKHSVIGFIDSRDRLRTRIQTTTRDKRQVDQRYPIPPGPGGSWVIFEKIVFEDHLVGLNHHMIKEFVKIRADNLGENESPEERNIADKAAAELAVERVTTNPPPETANQPLIAYGAVIPDPATLPSRPESKKRKVTGSFTSAQLEPAPPPQQPAEALPGTRPTRIVLGYWKQSSEDDPIEKHAVYGILGANDMFRIRLAKETRDGRVIADGNFPSGPGALWITWDALEFEPHLKGLSRHEVKEYCRVRQHQLDQGEAPEDRARNEIQAVQEAQKRAALNIAAGTSVTKNDVEISIEGANGVTHGLASGSPASKTNEPRRQTGLRGRHSLPNPEFGVANRKSSSAIAQIERTHELARHGIEKVEKAQARIDQRASSTATPRESSATPANRRELFSENISRLNNVWASQEATRIRNEGQGYEGDVLMNGTIRYERKQTGPFKGILVSQPFLIQIDGEDYVEYRVLTKPSF, from the exons ATGTCAGTTGGAACAGACAAGATGGAGACTACCGTCTCCGTGCCTGTTGCGAGAGAAGGTGCCCCAACTGCCATGATGGATGAGCCTACATCATTATCGGTTGAACCGCCAAAGCCATCACCCAAGGACGAGACTGTCAAAGATGAAGCGGTTGATGG TGAGATCAAGAAGCCAGAATCGCCCATTGTTGAGACTCCAGTTCAGCAAGAGTCTTTGGACAA ACGTACCGATCTGGATGGGCACAAACTCCAAGAGGACGAACTTCACGAAGAGctcacccccccaccagATTCTCCAACAGATACTGCTAGTATTGAGGATCATCCTGACGACGCTGCTGAGAACCCTGCCGAAGACACGACAGAGGACTTGGTTGATGACGATCTTATGAGTGTCGTTTCGAGCCTTCCCGTCGACGAAACTCAGGATCTCATGAGTGTCGATTCAAGCCCTGTCATTCATCACCTGGAAGACGAGATCGTTGTTGGCACCAAAGCCAACAGGAAGCTGCCCGTCAACCAGGATAAATCCGATATAGCTGACGTCCACATGGATCCATCTGCGATTCTTACCGGCAAGCGCAAGCGGACTTCCACTTACTATGCTGACTCTATCCAAGACGACAGCCCTGGTCCTCACGAAGGACGTGTCAAAGCCCGGCCTGCCAAGACTCATGGTTCTGGAGGCGTCAAAGGTGTCATCATTGGATATTGGCGCGACTCTCAGGTCGAAAATGAGGCTGATAAGCATTCCGTGATCGGCTTCATTGACTCGAGGGATCGCCTTAGAACCAGAATCCAGACAACTACCCGCGACAAACGTCAGGTTGATCAACGCTACCCGATCCCCCCTGGCCCCGGTGGGAGTTGGGTCATCTTCGAGAAGATTGTCTTTGAAGACCACCTTGTTGGTCTCAATCATCACATGATCAAGGAGTTTGTCAAGATCCGTGCCGATAATCTTGGCGAGAATGAGAGCCCCGAGGAGCGCAACATAGCCGACAAAGCAGCTGCCGAGCTCGCGGTTGAGAGAGTCACCACCAATCCTCCCCCCGAAACGGCCAACCAACCTCTCATTGCTTACGGCGCTGTGATACCCGATCCTGCCACCCTTCCCAGCCGTCCCGAGTCCAAGAAACGAAAGGTCACAGGATCCTTTACTTCAGCCCAGCTAGAgcctgcccccccccctcaacagccCGCGGAGGCCCTTCCGGGAACCCGGCCAACTCGCATCGTTTTGGGATACTGGAAACAATCCAGTGAAGATGACCCGATTGAGAAGCACGCGGTTTACGGTATCCTGGGTGCTAATGACATGTTCAGGATCAGGCTTGCGAAGGAGACTCGTGATGGTAGAGTGATCGCTGATGGCAACTTCCCTAGTGGGCCTGGTGCACTGTGGATCACTTGGGACGCTCTCGAGTTTGAACCTCATCTCAAAGGTCTCTCCCGCCATGAGGTCAAGGAATATTGCAGGGTTCGCCAGCACCAGCTCGACCAGGGTGAGGCACCTGAGGACCGCGCCCGAAACGAGATACAAGCCGTCCAAGAGGCTCAGAAGCGTGCTGCTTTGAACATCGCCGCGGGGACCTCCGTCACTAAGAACGACGTTGAGATCTCGATCGAGGGAGCTAATGGCGTCACTCATGGTCTTGCTTCCGGCTCGCCTGCCTCAAAGACCAACGAGCCTCGTCGTCAAACTGGGCTCCGCGGCCGACACTCACTCCCTAATCCCGAGTTCGGAGTTGCTAACCGCAAGTCATCGTCGGCCATCGCCCAGATCGAGAGGACTCATGAGCTCGCCCGTCACGGGATTGAAAAGGTTGAGAAGGCGCAGGCTCGCATTGATCAGCGTGCCAGCAGCACCGCCACGCCCCGAGAGTCATCGGCCACCCCAGCCAACCGCAGAGAGCTTTTCAGTGAAAACATCTCTCGCTTGAACAACGTTTGGGCCAGTCAAGAGGCCACACGCATCCGTAACGAGGGCCAAGGCTACGAAGGAGACGTCCTGATGAACGGTACCATCAGGTACGAGCGAAAGCAAACCGGCCCGTTCAAGGGCATTCTGGTCAGCCAACCCTTCCTGATCCAGATAGACGGGGAGGATTACGTGGAGTACCGCGTCCTCACGAAGCCGAGCTTCTAG
- a CDS encoding hypothetical protein (EggNog:ENOG503P54N; COG:S) — translation MSTSVQLHPPALTSPDHPVVNSPLPQLLQTPHGLALLELQGAINLTQSESGELIQIGQLIM, via the exons ATGTCCACATCTGTTCAACTACACCCACCAGCCCTCACTTCCCCCGACCACCCAGTTGTCAACTCTCCACTCCCGCAACTCTTACAAACACCACACGGCCTTGCGCTGCTGGAGTTACAAGGGGCGATCAACCTCACCCAGTCAGAGTCTGGGGAGCTAATCCAGATAGGACAGTTG ATTATGTAG
- the DPH1 gene encoding Diphthamide biosynthesis protein 1 (BUSCO:EOG09261X9E; COG:J; EggNog:ENOG503NUF2) produces the protein MEEDRALVDVGIAADIEASQPPPPQKVVKQPKKRFVGRRTAAEAAAKNSSSNASSSIEDSGAIQVAQPRRAPRLLNQVPPEILNDPALKSAISLLPSNYSFEIPKTIHRIRSLSAKRVALQMPEGLLLFATTVSDILTQFCPGIETLIMGDVTYGACCIDDYTARAMGCDLLIHYAHSCLIPVDVTKIKTLYVFVDISIDTTHLLASLERNFSPGKTIALVGTIQFNATIHGVKSTLEKAGFNIIVPQIAPLSKGEILGCTSPNLSTYTTDPVDLILYLGDGHFHLESIMIHNPSIPAYRYDPYSRKLTHEVYGHDEMQGLRRQAIKTAKTAKKWGLILGSLGRQGNPHTLSLIEEKLTKMGIPFVNLLLSEIFPGKLGMMSGEGEVECWVQVACPRLSIDWGYAFPRPLLTPYEALVALNEREDWGSGAYPMDYYGREGLGRTKPLAV, from the exons ATGGAGGAAGACAGAGCCCTTGTGGATGTGGGCATCGCAGCCGATATCGAGGCcagtcaaccaccaccacctcaaaaGGTAGTCAAACAGCCAAAGAAGCGATTCGTCGGCAGACGTaccgccgccgaggccgcCGCAAAGAACAGTTCAAGCAATGCTTCATCATCCATTGAAGACAGCGGAGCTATCCAAG TGGCCCAACCAAGGAGAGCCCCCAGACTCCTCAACCAAGTCCCCCCCGAAATCCTCAACGACCCCGCCCTCAAGtccgccatctccctcctcccttcaAACTACTCCTTTGAAATCCCCAAAACCATCCACCGCATCCGCTCCCTCTCGGCCAAAAGAGTAGCCCTCCAAATGCCCGaaggcctcctcctcttcgccaccaccgtctccgACATCCTCACCCAGTTCTGCCCCGGCATCGAAACTCTCATCATGGGCGACGTCACGTACGGCGCCTGCTGCATAGACGACTACACCGCCCGCGCCATGGGCTGCGACCTCCTAATCCACTACGCCCACTCCTGCCTCATCCCGGTAGACGTcaccaagatcaagaccCTCTACGTCTTTGTCGACATCTCCATCGACACGacccacctcctcgcctcgCTGGAGCGTAACTTCTCCCCCGGCAAAACCATCGCTCTGGTAGGCACAATCCAATTCAACGCCACCATCCACGGGGTCAAGTCCACGCTCGAGAAAGCCGGGTTCAACATCATCGTCCCTCAGATTGCCCCGTTGTCAAAGGGTGAGATATTGGGGtgcacctcccccaacctgTCAACGTACACGACCGACCCGGTAGATCTGATCCTTTACCTCGGTGACGGGCACTTTCACCTCGAGTCGATCATGATTCACAACCCTTCCATCCCGGCCTACCGGTACGACCCTTACTCGAGGAAACTCACTCATGAAGTCTACGGTCACGACGAGATGCAGGGTTTGCGGAGGCAAGCGATTAAGACGGCGAAAACGGCCAAGAAGTGGGGGTTGATTCTTGGGTCGTTGGGGAGGCAGGGGAACCCGCATACGTTGTCTCTGATAGAGGAGAAGCTGACAAAGATGGGGATTCCGTTTGTGAATTTGTTGCTGAGTGAGATTTTTCCTGGGAagctggggatgatgagcggggaaggggaggtggagtgCTGGGTGCAGGTTGCTTGTCCACGGTTGAGTATCGATTGGGGGTATGCGTTTCCTAGGCCGCTGCTGACGCCGTATGAGGCGCTTGTGGCGTTGAATGAGAGGGAGGATTGGGGAAGTGGTGCGTACCCGATGGATTAttatgggagggaggggttggggaggacgaAGCCTTTGGCTGTTTGA
- the RPS6 gene encoding 40S ribosomal protein S6 (COG:J; EggNog:ENOG503NUD1): protein MKLNISYPANGSQKLIDIEDERKLRPFLEKRMGAEVPADSLGDEWKGYIFRITGGNDKQGFPMKQGVIAPTRVRLLLSDGHSCYRPRRTGERKRKSVRGCIVGADLSVLAVAIVKQGEQEIPGLTDTVHPKRLGPKRATKIRRFFGLSKDDDVRKYVIRREVTPKGEGKKTYTKAPRIQRLVTPQRLQHKRHRIALKRRQAEKVKDEANEYAAILAKRVTEAKAAKVDARKRRASSMRK, encoded by the exons ATGAAG CTGAACATCTCCTACCCAGCCAACGGCTCTCAGAAGCTCATCGACATTGAAGATGAGCGCAAGCTCCGCCCCTTCCTCGA GAAGCGC ATGGGCGCTGAGGTCCCTGCCGATTCCCTTGGCGATGAGTGGAAGGGCTACATCTTCCGCATCACTGGTGGCAACGACAAGCAGGGTTTCCCAATGAAGCAGGGTGTTATCGCCCCTACCCGtgtccgcctcctcctctccgacGGCCACTCCTGCTACCGCCCCCGCCGCACTGGTGAACGCAAGCGCAAGTCCGTTCGCGGCTGCATCGTCGGTGCCGATCTCTCCGTCCTCGCTGTCGCTATCGTCAAGCAGGGTGAGCAGGAGATCCCCGGTCTCACCGACACCGTTCACCCCAAGCGCCTCGGCCCCAAGCGTGCCACCAAGATCCGCCGCTTCTTCGGCCTCAGCAAGGATGACGAT GTTCGCAAGTACGTCATTCGTCGCGAGGTCACCCCCAAGGGTGAGGGCAAGAAGACCTACACCAAGGCTCCCCGCATCCAGCGTCTCGTCACTCCCCAGCGCCTCCAGCACAAGCGTCACCGCATTGCGCTCAAGCGCCGCCAGGccgagaaggtcaaggatgAGGCC AATGAGTATGCCGCTATCCTTGCCAAGCGTGTCACCGAGGCCAAGGCCGCCAAGGTTGATGCTCGCAAGCGCAGAGCTTCCTCCATGCGCAAGTAA